One Thermoanaerobacter kivui genomic window, TGACTAAGGAATCTTTTCCTCCTGAGATTGCAACGACTACGCGCCCTTTCGGAGGCAGCATTTTATATTTTTCAATAGTTTTGGAAACTTGTCTCATAAAAAAAGCGTCCAAATGTTCTTCGCAAAAGGCGGAATTATGGGCTGGAAATTTTACAATTGCCGGTTTGCGACACACAGTGCATTTCATGGCATAGCCTCCTTTGCTTAATATATTTTGTACTACAATCAAAGCTATACCTTAAATTATAAAAAATTTAAAAAGAAATTGCAAAAACGCTATTACTTCAACAAGTTTTCCTTAAAAAATTTCTAAAAAAATAGTATTATATACTTGGGGATATACTTGTGAAGAAAAGAGGGAGTGAAGGAATTTGAAAGAGATAGAAGCAAAGAAAATTACTGAAATAGTTAAATTGCTTTGCATTGAAGCCAATTATGACCTTCCCAAAGATATATTTGATGCTTTGAAAGAAAGAATTAAAGAGGAAAAAAGCCCTTTAGGCAGAGAAATACTTAAAAATATAATCAAAAATGCTGAAATAGCTAAAGGCAAAAGAGTTCCAATATGTCAAGATACGGGGATTGCTGTGGTTTTTGTAGAAATAGGGCAGGATATACGTATTGTCAACGGAAATTTAAAAGAAGCGATAAATGAAGGTGTAAGACTTGGTTATGAAGAGGGGTATTTGAGAAAATCTGTTGTCAAAAGCCCTATTGTACGGCAAAACACCAAAGATAATACTCCTGCAATAATACATTACAACATCTGTGAAGGAGATAAACTTTCAATAACTGTGATGCCTAAAGGGGCTGGAAGTGAAAATATGAGCGCTCTCAAAATGTTAAAACCCTCGGATGGCATAGAAGGGATTAAGAATTTTGTGATTGAAACAGTTCAAAATGCGGGTCCCAATGCTTGTCCTCCATTAATTGTTGGAGTAGGTATTGGAGGGGATTTTGAATTTGCTCCGTATCTTGCTAAAATAGCTTTATTGAGAAGTGTAGGTGAAAGAAACACAGATGAAATGCTAGCTCAATTGGAAGAGGAATTATTGCAAGAGATAAATATGTTAGGAATTGGTCCTCAAGGCTTAGGTGGAAGCACGACTGCTATTGATGTCCATATAGAGACTTATCCTACTCATATAGCTTCGCTTCCTGTTGCTGTAAACCTTGGTTGTCATGTTACGAGGCATGCTACTTTTGTATTATAATATTGGTAGGAGGCAGAGAAATGTATAAAAAGATAAATACACCTTTGACAGAAGAAATAATAAGCCAGTTAAAGGCCGGGGATTTGGTTTTGCTGTCGGGAGAAATTTACACAGCGAGAGATGAAGCTCATAAAAGGATGGTAGATTCCTTGAATAAAGGCGAAAAATTGCCTTTTAAAATAAAAAACAGTGTGATTTATTATGTGGGGCCTTGTCCTCCTACTCCAGGACAAATTGTAGGAAGTTGTGGACCTACCACAAGTGGGCGAATGGATAAATATACTCCTCTACTGATTGAGTTGGGATTAAAAGGGATGATAGGAAAAGGTTATAGAAGCGAAGAAGTGATAAATGCCATGAAAAAGTATAAGGCAGTGTATTTTACTGCGATAGGAGGAGCAGGTGCGCTTTTGGCAGAAAAAGTAAAGGAAGCGAAAGTTGTAGCTTATGAAGATTTAGGAACAGAGGCTGTATATAAATTTGTGGTAGAGGATTTTCCGATTATTGTTACAATAGATATGTATGGCAATAATCTTTATGAAGCTGAGAAAGAAAAATACAAACTAATGCAAAAAGGTGAGTAAAATGGCTCTTTTGTCGTTAAAGGATTTGTATCTAGAATGTTTACATTGTACAAAGTGTGATTTAAGCAAAACAAGGACTAATATGGTTTTTGGAGAAGGGAATTTAAGGTCTAAAATTATGTTTGTAGGAGAGGGACCGGGAAGAGATGAGGATTTACAAGGAAGGCCTTTTGTAGGAAAAGCTGGTCAGCTCCTTACTAAAATGCTGGAGGATGTTGGACTAAAACGAGAAGAAGTATATATTGCTAATATAGTAAAATGCAGGCCCCCAAACAATAGAGTGCCTCTACAGAGTGAAATTGATGCTTGTTTGCCTTATTTGAGAAATCAAGTGGCTATAATAGCTCCGAAAATTATTGTTTGCCTTGGAGCTACTGCAGCAAAGGCTATAATAGATAAAAACTTCAAAATAACAGCAATGAGAGGACAATGGTTTGAAAGAAAAGGCGTTAAGATAATTGCTACTTATCATCCTGCAGCGATTTTGAGGGACCCAGAAAAGATGGTTCCGGCAATGGAGGACTTTAAAAAAATTAAAGAAGAGATGAACAAATTATTGTAATTTGGAGTATTTTAAAGCATAAACAAGTATAACACATATAATTGCGAATAATGGCTTTATATGACTTTATATAGAGATTGAAGTGGTGACGTAAAAATGATATATTAATAAACGTCGCTGCTGAGGCGGCAAAAGCATTGACAGCAAAAAAGGTATTGACAAGAGGGAATAGATTTGCTAAGATAGAGGAGCTGCCGGAGAGGCAGCGAGAGGGACCTTGAAAAATGAACAGTGAGGCGAAAGGTGTAGGAAAAGAGCAAGAGGATATAAACCTGAGAGTTTGATCCTGGCTCAGGACGAACGCTGGCGGCGTGCCTAACACATGCAAGTCGAGCGGTCCGGCACTCAACTAAGTGCTTACTTAAGGGGAAGAAGTATAGGAGAAGAAGAAAGAAATAAAAGTGGAGCAAAGTAAGGTAAGCACGGAGTTGAGTGCCGGATAGCGGCGGACGGGTGAGTAACGCGTGGGCAACCTACCCTTCAGACTGGGATAACACCTCGAAAGGGGTGCTAATACCGGATGAGGTCATAAGGTGGCATCACCTTATGAAGAAAGGGGGTAAAACCCGCTGAAGGATGGGCCCGCGTCCCATCAGCTAGTTGGTAGGGTAATGGCCTACCAAGGCTACGACGGGTAGCCGGCCTGAGAGGGTGGTCGGCCACACTGGGACTGAGACACGGCCCAGACTCCTACGGGAGGCAGCAGTGGGGAATCTTGCGCAATGGGCGAAAGCCTGACGCAGCGACGCCGCGTGAGCGAGGAAGGCCTTCGGGTCGTAAAGCTCGATAGTGTGGGAAGAAGGGATGACGGTACCACACGAAAGCCCCGGCTAACTACGTGCCAGCAGCCGCGGTAAGACGTAGGGGGCGAGCGTTGTCCGGAATTACTGGGCGTAAAGGGCGCGTAGGCGGTCACTTAAGTCAGGTGTAAAATACCCGGGCTCAACCTGGGGGTAGCACTTGAAACTGGGTGGCTAGAGGGCAGGAGAGGGGAGTGGAATTCCCGGTGTAGCGGTGAAATGCGTAGATATCGGGAGGAATACCAGTGGCGAAGGCGACTCTCTGGACTGACCCTGACGCTGAGGCGCGAAAGCGTGGGGAGCAAACAGGATTAGATACCCTGGTAGTCCACGCTGTAAACGATGGGTACTAGGTGTGGGATGCGGAAGCATTCCGTGCCGTAGTTAACGCAATAAGTACCCCGCCTGGGGAGTACGGCCGCAAGGTTGAAACTCAAAGGAATTGACGGGGGCCCGCACAAGCGGTGGAGCATGTGGTTTAATTCGAAGCAACGCGAAGAACCTTACCAGGGCTTGACATGCAGGTAGTAGCGAGCCGAAAGGTGAGCGACCTCACCTTAAAGGTGAGGAGCCTGCACAGGTGGTGCATGGTTGTCGTCAGCTCGTGTCGTGAGATGTTGGGTTAAGTCCCGCAACGAGCGCAACCCCTGCTTCTAGTTGCCAGCGGGTGAAGCCGGGCACTCTAGAGGGACTGCCGTGGACAACACGGAGGAAGGTGGGGATGACGTCAAATCATCATGCCCTATATGCCCTGGGCCACACACGTGCTACAATGGCCGGTACAGAGGGAGGCGAAGCCGCGAGGTGGAGCGGAACCCAAAAAGCCGGTCCAAGTTCGGATTGCAGGCTGCAACTCGCCTGCATGAAGTCGGAATCGCTAGTAATCGCGGATCAGCATGCCGCGGTGAATACGTTCCCGGGCCTTGTACACACCGCCCGTCACACCACGAGAGTCTGCAACACCCGAAGCCGGTGACCCAACCCGGCACTCAAGTGGGCATGTTAGGAAAGGTAGGAAGAGGAAGAATGATGTGCCCACTTGAGTGCCGGGAGGGAGCCGTCGAAGGTGGGGCAGATGATTGGGGTGAAGTCGTAACAAGGTAGCCGTATCGGAAGGTGCGGCTGGATCACCTCCTTTCTAAGGAGAAAGGCCTCACTGTTCATTTTTGAGGGGAAGCCCTCTTAAGGACCTTGAAAACTGCACAAAGCCGGAAAGGTCAAGTGAGGTAAGGGCATATGGTGGATGCCTGGGCACTTGGAGCCGAAGAAGGACGCGGCAAGCGGCGAAACGCTCCGGGGAGCCGCAAGCGGGCGAAGATCCGGAGGTATCCGAATGGGGGAACCCACTCGAGGTAATACTCGAGTATCCACTGATGAACACATAGTCAGTGGAGGGGAACCGCGCGAACTGAAACATCTAAGTAGCGCGAGGAAAAGAAAGAAAGAATCGATTCCCTAAGTAGCGGCGAGCGAAAGGGGAGGAGCCCAAACCCGGCACTCAAGTGGACATGGAATTATAGGCAAAAAAGATGATATAATACGTGTCCACTTGAGTGCCGGGGGTTCGGACCACCCGTAAGGGGAAAATAGCTTAGGCGAACGGACCTGGAAAGGCCGGCCGAAGAAGGTGAAAGCCCTGTAGCCGAAAAGCGAAGATACCCGGGTGGAATCCAGAGTACCACGGGATAGGCGACCCTGTGGGAAGGAGGGAGGACCACCTCCCAAGGCTAAATACTCCCAAGTGACCGATAGCGGATAGTACCGTGAGGGAAAGGTGAAAAGAACCCCGGGAGGGGAGTGAAAGAGAACCTGAAACCATATGCCCACAAGCAGTCAGAGTCCGGCACTCAACCTAGTGTTTACTGGGTGAATAGAGTAAGAGGGATAGAAAGAGGTAGAAGTAGTTAAGAGAAGAGTAAGCACTAAGTTGAGTGCCGGATGATGGCGTACTTTTTGTAGAACGGGCCGGCGAGTTATGGGCATGCAGCGAGGTTAAGCGGAAGCGGAGCCGAAGCGAAAGCGAGTCCGAAAAGGGCGTAAGTTGCATGCCATAGACCCGAAACCGTGCGACCTACCCATGGTCAGGGTGAAGCCGGAGTAAGATCTGGTGGAGGCCCGAACCACGTTGGCGTTGAAAAGCCATGGGATGAACTGTGGGTAGAGGTGAAATGCCAATCGAGCACGGAGATAGCTGGTTCTCCCCGAAATAGCTTTAGGGCTAGCCTTAGGGTAAGGCCTATGGAGGTAGAGCACTGAATGGGCTAGGGGCCAAGGAGGTTACCGAACCCTATCAAACTCCGAATGCCATAGGCTAATACCTGGGAGTCAGACTACGAGTGATAAGATCCGTAGTCGAGAGGGGAACAGCCCAGACCTCCAGCTAAGGTCCCAAAGGGCATGTTAAGTGGGAAAGGAAGTGGGACTTCGAAGACAACCAGGATGTTGGCTTAGAAGCAGCCATACATTTAAAGAGTGCGTAACAGCTCACTGGTCGAGAGGTCCTGCGCCGAAAATGAACGGGGCTAAAACATGCCACCGAAGCTGGGGCTACCGCGGAAGCGGTGGGGTAGGGGAGCGTACTGTACCGGGAGAAGGTCAAGCGAAAGCGAGGCTGGACGGTACAGTAGAGAGAATGCCGGCATGAGTAACGCGAGTAAGGTGAGAAACCTTACCGTCGGAAGCCTAAGGTTTCCTGGGGAAGGGTAATCCGCCCAGGGTAAGTCGGGGCCTAAGCCGAGGCTTAAAGCGTAGGCGATGGGGAACCGGTAGAGAAT contains:
- a CDS encoding Fe-S-containing hydro-lyase, encoding MYKKINTPLTEEIISQLKAGDLVLLSGEIYTARDEAHKRMVDSLNKGEKLPFKIKNSVIYYVGPCPPTPGQIVGSCGPTTSGRMDKYTPLLIELGLKGMIGKGYRSEEVINAMKKYKAVYFTAIGGAGALLAEKVKEAKVVAYEDLGTEAVYKFVVEDFPIIVTIDMYGNNLYEAEKEKYKLMQKGE
- a CDS encoding fumarate hydratase, giving the protein MKEIEAKKITEIVKLLCIEANYDLPKDIFDALKERIKEEKSPLGREILKNIIKNAEIAKGKRVPICQDTGIAVVFVEIGQDIRIVNGNLKEAINEGVRLGYEEGYLRKSVVKSPIVRQNTKDNTPAIIHYNICEGDKLSITVMPKGAGSENMSALKMLKPSDGIEGIKNFVIETVQNAGPNACPPLIVGVGIGGDFEFAPYLAKIALLRSVGERNTDEMLAQLEEELLQEINMLGIGPQGLGGSTTAIDVHIETYPTHIASLPVAVNLGCHVTRHATFVL
- a CDS encoding uracil-DNA glycosylase, with the protein product MALLSLKDLYLECLHCTKCDLSKTRTNMVFGEGNLRSKIMFVGEGPGRDEDLQGRPFVGKAGQLLTKMLEDVGLKREEVYIANIVKCRPPNNRVPLQSEIDACLPYLRNQVAIIAPKIIVCLGATAAKAIIDKNFKITAMRGQWFERKGVKIIATYHPAAILRDPEKMVPAMEDFKKIKEEMNKLL